From the genome of Triticum aestivum cultivar Chinese Spring chromosome 3B, IWGSC CS RefSeq v2.1, whole genome shotgun sequence, one region includes:
- the LOC123072678 gene encoding GDSL esterase/lipase At5g03600, whose product MKLLPAVLGLALLLLVLCPNGVEARPAPTGGHEKKSSSATFFVFGDDFADNGNLPPTEPVTEMSRQWAYPYGSNYVDADGFPRPNAPSGRFSNYKIQPDFIATMLGLEEAPPAHARTAEKTCDPSGMTFATGGAAVLDSTSHEVPTFTKQVDTFRKMVKDGTITEKQLTHSVALVAFSGNDYASTGVIGLSSPNDINAYIGKVTKEMAANVEQLLNLGVTKVLVNNLHPVGCTPSQTRTNNYTTCDIFENLGASIHNNNLKQVMTAKKNVHIVDLYTTFINIVDHVPGKGSEQSKQFKRKLSPCCESLDSKGYCGQQGELSTELLYTVCDKSNKFFYWDDMHPTHAGWEAVMKQLEKPLREFLDQD is encoded by the exons ATGAAGCTTCTCCCGGCCGTCCTcggcctcgccctcctcctcctcgtcctgtgTCCCAATGGCGTGGAGGCCCGGCCTGCGCCTACCGGCGGTCATGAGAAGAAGTCGTCGAGCGCCACCTTCTTTGTCTTCGGGGATGACTTCGCTGACAACGGGAACCTCCCTCCGACCGAACCCGTCACCGAAATGTCGCGGCAATGGGCTTACCCCTACGGCTCCAACTACGTCGATGCCGATGGGTTTCCGCGGCCGAATGCCCCGTCCGGCCGCTTCTCAAACTACAAGATCCAGCCGGATTTCATCG CAACAATGTTGGGGTTGGAGGAAGCCCCTCCAGCACATGCCCGTACAGCAGAGAAAACTTGCGACCCGTCCGGCATGACTTTTGCTACGGGTGGCGCAGCGGTGTTGGATAGTACATCACATGAGGTTCCCACCTTTACCAAGCAAGTAGATACTTTCAGGAAGATGGTCAAAGACGGGACCATCACGGAGAAACAATTGACTCACTCTGTAGCGCTCGTGGCCTTCTCCGGCAATGATTATGCAAGCACCGGCGTCATTGGCCTAAGTAGCCCCAACGAT ATTAATGCTTATATTGGGAAAGTGACAAAAGAGATGGCTGCTAATGTGGAGCAATTGTTGAACCTTGGGGTGACAAAGGTTCTTGTCAACAACTTGCATCCTGTCGGTTGCACGCCATCACAAACCCGAACTAACAACTACACTACGTGCGATATTTTTGAAAACTTGGGTGCTTCCATCCATAACAATAACCTGAAACAAGTTATGACAGCAAAGAAGAATGTCCACATCGTCGATCTGTACACCACATTCATTAATATTGTGGATCATGTGCCTG GTAAAGGCTCAGAGCAATCGAAGCAATTCAAGCGCAAACTATCACCGTGTTGCGAGAGTTTAGATTCGAAGGGTTACTGTGGTCAGCAAGGCGAGTTGTCCACAGAGCTTCTTTACACCGTGTGCGACAAGTCCAATAAATTTTTCTATTGGGACGACATGCATCCCACGCACGCGGGATGGGAGGCTGTCATGAAACAATTGGAAAAGCCCTTGAGGGAGTTTTTAGATCAAGACTAG